Part of the Spirochaetota bacterium genome, TATAATCTCATCACCTGCACCAATTCCCAGTGCCACAAATGCACAATGGTACGCTGCGGTTACTGAATTTGTGGCCACAGAATATTTTATGGATAGAAGGCTTGCTAATGCTTGTTCAAACTGTTTCACAACTGCACCAGACGCCAATGTGTCCTGAATAAGACAATCAAGCACGCCCTCAAGTTCTTTGCGGGTAATGGTTGGTTTGCTTGCTACTATTTTCATGGCCTCTATCGTATACTGTAATATTCAAATGAAATGTACATGTGACAGGTATTAAAAATTGGTCAAGCATCATTTTGCAAGTACAAAAATTAAATCAAGCTGTGCAATCATTATTCCGATACTACACATAGTATAGGTATTAGCAAAGGAGGCTTTTCATGCGCAAATTTTTTGTAGTAGTGGTGGCGATAGCTCTTGTAATAACTTTTTTTACATCATGTGCACCTAACAATGTCATGACCAAACGTGATGAAACATATACCTTTGACCAGTCGAATGTTCAGGAAAAACCTGTATATTCTGATATGGACTCACCACAGGTAGCTTCAAACAGCGATAGCTCATATTATCAAGTAGGGATAGCCAGCTGGTATGGAAGAGAATTCCAGGGAAGGCTCACAGCATCAGGGCAGCCGTTTGATATGAATAAATACACTGCAGCACACCGTACACTTCCGTTTGGAAGTGTCATTGTTGTAACTAATCTGGAAAATGGCAAGAAAGTGAAGTGTACCGTAAACGACAGAGGACCATTCAAGAAAAACCGCATCCTTGATGTATCCTATGCAGCAGCTCGACAGCTGGATATGCTCACAAAAGGCGAAGCAAAGGTGGGGATTACAGTGCTTTCCTATGGAAATGAAACACAGCAACAGCCACCATCAAATGATGTTGGTGTTTTTGGTGAACCAGTCAATCCTTATAATGAAAATCAAACTAACTCTTTACAAGATTCAAATGATTACATTGGCATAGCATTGCAGACAGGTGCATTTTATTCAAAAGCTAATGCCCTCAAACTCAAAGAAAAGATAGAAACAATAATAGATAAGCCTGTCACTGTTGTGCAGGAAGGATATTACTATAAAGTGAGAATTATTAACCTCAATGACAGCGATGTCGTACACTACAAAAATATCTTAAAAAAGAACGATATTCCCTCATATAAGGTTACAATAGGCCAGTAGCAAACACTACTATTACAACAATAAAAGGGCGCTCATAGGAGCGCCTTTTTTATATACTAAATTAACAAATACAATACTACAACCATAAACTTTACCTTAAATTTTATTGATTTTTATTCATGGGTATTTTGCTTTGTATATCTGCTCATTGTTTTATAATTCAGCACCAAAACACCAATAAACTAACGAATATGTGAATTATGCATACAAATCGCCTTGATTACATTGATTATCTGAGAGCATGGGCAATGGTTGTCATGATAGAAGTCCATGTAGTTAATTGCTTCTTGCAGCCTTCATTAAAATCAGAATGGTGGTACCATATAATTAATTTTATCAACGGACTTGTTGCACCGATATTTATTTTCCTTTCAGGGTATTCATTCATACTGGCAAATTTCAATAAAAGGGCTGAACTGATTCAATTATCCTCATTTTTCTTCAAAAGGCTTGGAAGAATTGTTCTTATCATTCTTACAGGATATAGCCTCCATATACCATATTTTTCGCTCAAGAACATTTCCATCTATGCATCAGATGCAGAATTAAAAGCATTTTATAATGTAGATGTACTACAATGTATTGGTGTGGGGTTACTGGTGTTATTAATTCTACGTATGGCAATTAAAAATGACATTTTCTACCTCAAAACCATTACTATACTTGGTCTGCTGATTGTTTTTTTAACACCTTACGTATGGAAAACCGATTTTAGCAGATGGCTACCTCTGCCTTTGGCAAGTTATTATAATGAAATGCACGGCTCACTATTTCCTATTTTTCCCTGGCATGGTTTTTTATTGTTAGGTGCTTCGCTGGCTATAATAAACGCAAACAATACACACACTATCACAATAATGAATCACATGCAGGTAATTGCAGCAGTTGCTTTTAGCATTGCCGGTATCATCTTTATGCATTACCGCTCAAAAGATCCCTCATATAATGTAAAAGTATGCCCTATATTTTTTTTCACAAGATTGGCGATAGTTACCGTATTACTTAAATCCAGTGCAGTATATCTTGCCTCAAAAAATTCACTGCCAGAGATTTTCTGTGATTTTGGGAAAGAGTCATTGCTTGTCTACTGGCTACATCTGCAGATCCTGTATCGCCACTTTTTCAATGGAAGATCATGGGAAATGATTGTACATCAACAGTATGCTATAATTGAATGTATATATGCCTTTATTTTTCTGACAGCTTTTACATTCTCAATTGCTCTTCTTTGGAATAAGCTAAAGGGACACTTGCCTCAACTATCGCAAAAATTATTTTATTTAATGGTTGTGTGTGTTGTTGCAAAGTTTCTATTTTTTTAGTCAGTTGCATTCTTTTGATGCAGCACGTGCTAGATATTTAACTGCTGTGGAAGTATTCCCGGTAAAAAGATAACAGAGGCTTAAGGATATTAAGCCTTGTGGCGTTGGATTTTTCTTAATTTCTTGTTCTAGCTGCATTATTTTATTAGTAATTGTCCCC contains:
- a CDS encoding septal ring lytic transglycosylase RlpA family protein, with product MRKFFVVVVAIALVITFFTSCAPNNVMTKRDETYTFDQSNVQEKPVYSDMDSPQVASNSDSSYYQVGIASWYGREFQGRLTASGQPFDMNKYTAAHRTLPFGSVIVVTNLENGKKVKCTVNDRGPFKKNRILDVSYAAARQLDMLTKGEAKVGITVLSYGNETQQQPPSNDVGVFGEPVNPYNENQTNSLQDSNDYIGIALQTGAFYSKANALKLKEKIETIIDKPVTVVQEGYYYKVRIINLNDSDVVHYKNILKKNDIPSYKVTIGQ
- a CDS encoding DUF1624 domain-containing protein, whose translation is MHTNRLDYIDYLRAWAMVVMIEVHVVNCFLQPSLKSEWWYHIINFINGLVAPIFIFLSGYSFILANFNKRAELIQLSSFFFKRLGRIVLIILTGYSLHIPYFSLKNISIYASDAELKAFYNVDVLQCIGVGLLVLLILRMAIKNDIFYLKTITILGLLIVFLTPYVWKTDFSRWLPLPLASYYNEMHGSLFPIFPWHGFLLLGASLAIINANNTHTITIMNHMQVIAAVAFSIAGIIFMHYRSKDPSYNVKVCPIFFFTRLAIVTVLLKSSAVYLASKNSLPEIFCDFGKESLLVYWLHLQILYRHFFNGRSWEMIVHQQYAIIECIYAFIFLTAFTFSIALLWNKLKGHLPQLSQKLFYLMVVCVVAKFLFF